One Brassica napus cultivar Da-Ae chromosome C2, Da-Ae, whole genome shotgun sequence DNA window includes the following coding sequences:
- the LOC106355042 gene encoding glutathione S-transferase T3-like, whose protein sequence is MDHFSLNSLGLVNLLASQSSQTIDLGCSEVPKPESKQKWTTKEEVVLISAWLNTSKDPIVSNEQKATKFWKRIEEYVNASPLLIGSVPREWSQCKQRWGRVNEQVCKFVGSHEAALKEQASGQNENDVMKAAHDIFFNDYHVKFSLEHCWRELRFDQKWISHSLSKDGAKEKRKKPAEEVPAEEDVRPPGVKASKAAKRKKHANEAAFDQIESILAVKNNIYKQKILDRHGLLVLYLGFFRYQVTVAGGGCL, encoded by the exons ATGGATCATTTTTCCCTTAACTCTCTCGGGTTGGTTAACCTACTAGCTTCCCAGAGCAGTCAAACAATAGACTTAGGGTGTTCTGAGGTTCCTAAACCTGAGTCAAAGCAAAAATGGACAACCAAAGAAGAGGTTGTGCTGATcagtgcttggttgaacacCAGCAAGGATCCAATCGTGAGTAATGAGCAGAAGGCAACTAAGTTTTGGAAGCGAATAGAGGAGTATGTCAATGCTAGCCCTCTGCTCATTGGCTCCGTTCCTAGGGAGTGGAGTcaatgtaagcagaggtggggaaggGTGAATGAGCAGGTGTGCAAGTTTGTGGGAAGCCATGAAGCCGCTTTGAAGGAGCAAGCGAGTGGccaaaatgagaatgatgtcaTGAAGGCTGCCCATGACATCTTCTTTAATGACTATCATGTCAAGTTCAGTCTTGAACATTGTTGGAGGGAGCTTAGGTTTGATCAAAAATGGATATCACACTCATTGTCGAAAGATGGTGCAAAGGAGAAAAGGAAGAAACCTGCGGAGGAGGTGCCTGCCGAGGAAGATGTTAGGCCTCCTGGTGTTAAGGCTAGCAAAGCAGCCAAACGCAAGAAGCACGCAAATGAAGCAGCTTTTGATCAGATAGAGAGCATATTAGCTGtcaaaaataacatatacaaaCAGAAAATCCTTGATC gtcacgggttgcTTGTTCTTTATCTCGGTTTCTTTAGGTATCAGGTCACGGTTGCAGGAGGTGGATGCTTGTAG
- the LOC106357773 gene encoding agamous-like MADS-box protein AGL3: MGRGKVELKRIENKINRQVTFAKRRNGLLKKAYELSVLCDAEIALLIFSNRGKLYEFCSSPSGMTKTVEKYRKHSYATMDPNQSAKDLQEKYQDYLMLKSKVESLQHSQRHLLGEEIAGMGVNELEQLEHQVDASLKQIRSRKAGAMLDQLSDLKAKEEMLLETNRDLRRKLEESDAALTQSMWGAASGGEHSHQQQQQYHQQQQQQQHQQGMSSYQANPPSQENGFFRPLHGNLALQMSHYNPGVTNASNSATTSQNVINGFFPGWML, from the exons ATGGGAAGAGGAAAAGTGGAGTTGAAGAGGATAGAGAACAAGATCAACAGGCAAGTAACTTTTGCAAAGAGAAGGAATGGTCTGCTTAAGAAAGCTTATGAGCTTTCTGTGCTTTGTGATGCTGAGATTGCTCTTCTCATTTTCTCTAACCGTGGCAAGCTCTACGAGTTTTGCAGCAGTCCTAG TGGTATGACCAAGACGGTTGAGAAGTATAGAAAACACAGTTATGCAACTATGGATCCAAATCAATCAGCTAAAGACTTGCAG GAGAAGTACCAAGACTACTTGATGCTCAAATCAAAAGTTGAAAGCCTTCAACATTCACAAAG gcATTTGCTAGGTGAGGAGATAGCTGGGATGGGAGTGAATGAGCTTGAGCAGCTAGAACACCAAGTAGATGCATCACTAAAGCAGATAAGGTCAAGAAAG GCCGGGGCGATGCTTGATCAACTATCAGACCTCAAAGCAAAG GAGGAAATGTTATTGGAGACCAACAGAGATCTTAGGAGAAAG TTGGAGGAAAGTGATGCAGCCCTTACTCAATCGATGTGGGGAGCTGCTTCTGGTGGAGAACATTCCcaccaacaacaacagcaatatcaccaacagcaacaacaacaacaacatcaacaaGGCATGAGCTCTTATCAAGCAAACCCTCCGAGTCAAGAAAATGGTTTCTTCAGGCCTTTACACGGCAATTTAGCATTGCAGATGAG tCATTACAATCCTGGTGTGACAAATGCAAGCAACTCAGCAACAACATCACAGAATGTTATTAATGGATTTTTCCCTGGATGGATGCTCTGA